One part of the Candidatus Eisenbacteria bacterium genome encodes these proteins:
- a CDS encoding LapA family protein, giving the protein MWFLRNLVWLVIMILVVGFAILNVHETVSAVQLPGKVYKELPANAVLFAAFVLGMLTAFALTLFHQLRVRAAVGRIRRENEDLKRELSQLRNLPLDDLVPTERAGSLVG; this is encoded by the coding sequence ATGTGGTTCCTGCGCAACCTGGTCTGGCTCGTCATCATGATCCTGGTGGTCGGCTTCGCCATCCTGAACGTCCACGAGACCGTGTCCGCGGTCCAGCTTCCCGGCAAGGTCTACAAGGAGCTTCCCGCGAACGCCGTCCTCTTCGCCGCATTCGTGCTCGGGATGCTGACCGCGTTCGCGCTCACGCTCTTCCATCAGCTGCGAGTTCGCGCGGCCGTCGGCAGGATCCGGCGTGAGAACGAGGACCTGAAGCGCGAGCTGAGCCAGCTCCGGAACCTTCCCCTCGACGATCTCGTTCCGACGGAGCGCGCGGGATCGCTCGTGGGATGA
- the mtaB gene encoding tRNA (N(6)-L-threonylcarbamoyladenosine(37)-C(2))-methylthiotransferase MtaB: MIRSDRHEPGERNDAPRVSFFTLGCRLNQHDTAADRARVEAAGMRTVGEREPADVVVVNTCTVTRRADQEARQLVRRIARQSPWARIVVTGCYAQRAPEEIAALPGVAAVVGIRDRAAIADRIRGLAAAKVHPADVPATVAPRALSSRARMSLRPEAPLSFGRTRALLKVQDGCDSFCSYCVVPYVRGRARSLPLAQALEQGRRLLDASFHEIVVTGADLGTYGRDLGSRDLLPRLVRGLLDLGSHHRVRLSSIEPNKVPSELVEMIGSEPRLCRHLHLPLQSGSDRILQAMRRPYRASDYASLVRRSSRRGPVGIGTDVIVGHPGEGDREFEETFAFVRDLPVAFLHVFRYSSRPGTAAARLGPPVPDPVARERSERLRALGAAKRATFLRSLVGMRLQVLPEAGSDPSYVPARSDTYAMVHVTPVSRSRSLGTAVITGATGEYCTGTLEASR; the protein is encoded by the coding sequence CAGCACGACACCGCGGCGGACCGGGCTCGCGTGGAGGCGGCGGGGATGAGGACCGTCGGGGAGCGCGAGCCGGCGGACGTCGTCGTGGTGAACACGTGCACGGTGACGCGGCGCGCCGACCAGGAGGCGCGACAGCTCGTGCGGCGAATCGCTCGACAGTCGCCATGGGCGCGCATCGTGGTGACGGGCTGCTATGCCCAGCGCGCGCCGGAGGAGATCGCCGCCCTCCCCGGCGTGGCCGCCGTGGTGGGAATCCGGGATCGGGCGGCCATCGCCGATCGCATTCGCGGACTGGCCGCCGCCAAGGTCCACCCCGCGGACGTGCCCGCGACGGTCGCACCCCGGGCCCTCTCCTCGCGGGCCCGCATGTCCCTCCGCCCGGAAGCGCCCCTGTCGTTCGGACGCACCCGAGCGCTCCTCAAGGTTCAGGACGGGTGCGACTCCTTCTGCTCGTACTGCGTCGTGCCGTACGTCCGCGGACGGGCGCGAAGCCTTCCGCTGGCCCAGGCGCTCGAGCAGGGCCGGAGGCTTCTCGACGCCTCGTTCCACGAGATCGTGGTCACCGGCGCGGACCTGGGGACGTACGGCAGGGACCTCGGATCGCGCGATCTCCTGCCGCGACTCGTGCGCGGGCTGCTCGATCTGGGGTCGCACCATCGCGTGAGGCTCTCCTCGATCGAGCCCAACAAGGTCCCCTCGGAGCTCGTGGAGATGATCGGCTCCGAGCCGCGACTCTGCCGCCACCTCCACCTGCCGCTCCAGAGCGGATCCGACCGGATCCTCCAGGCGATGCGCCGCCCGTACCGCGCCTCGGACTACGCGTCGCTCGTCCGGCGGTCGAGCCGGCGGGGCCCCGTCGGAATCGGGACGGATGTGATCGTGGGACATCCGGGGGAAGGCGACCGCGAGTTCGAGGAGACGTTCGCGTTCGTGCGCGATCTCCCGGTCGCGTTCCTGCACGTGTTCCGGTACTCGTCCCGTCCGGGGACGGCGGCGGCAAGGCTCGGGCCGCCCGTGCCGGACCCGGTCGCCCGCGAGCGGTCCGAGCGGCTTCGAGCGCTCGGAGCGGCGAAGCGGGCCACGTTCCTGCGATCCCTCGTCGGGATGCGCCTCCAGGTGCTTCCCGAGGCGGGGAGCGATCCTTCCTACGTGCCGGCCCGGAGCGACACCTACGCCATGGTTCACGTGACGCCGGTGAGCCGCTCGAGAAGCCTCGGGACCGCCGTGATCACGGGAGCGACGGGCGAGTACTGCACGGGGACGCTGGAGGCCAGTCGTTGA